A window of the Acidobacteriota bacterium genome harbors these coding sequences:
- a CDS encoding heparan-alpha-glucosaminide N-acetyltransferase domain-containing protein, with protein sequence PARLTAVDVFRGMTIVAMILVNNPGDWATIYWPLKHAEWHGCTPTDLIFPFFLLIVGVAIVLALGRRIDAGVPRRPLVIKVIKRSINILALGLLLNGYPFGLFGPRGFAELLDTWRIPGVLQRIAICYLVVSLLVLFCRVRILKILTVVFLVGYWALMTLVPVPGVGQPNIDEPGGHLSGWIDREVFGDHVWRVSRVYDPEGLLSTIPAVATTLFGVFAGLLLVAKIDPVEKVARLLVSGSLLACAGYVWSWVFPINKAIWTSSYAVFTAGLAFSCLGLCLWFFDFHDHPKTARFFTVYGVNAIALFVGSGVLARTLAYVRLGDVSLKEQIYSNFFASWLPPYEASLAYAVTWIAGWFLVLSWMYRRKIFIKV encoded by the coding sequence GCCCGCACGGCTCACCGCAGTTGATGTCTTCCGGGGGATGACGATCGTCGCGATGATCCTGGTCAACAACCCCGGCGACTGGGCGACGATCTACTGGCCGCTGAAGCACGCCGAATGGCACGGGTGTACGCCGACCGACCTCATTTTCCCGTTCTTTCTCTTAATCGTCGGGGTGGCGATCGTCCTGGCTCTGGGGCGCCGCATCGACGCCGGTGTTCCGAGGCGACCGCTGGTCATCAAGGTGATCAAGCGATCGATCAACATATTGGCGCTGGGCCTCTTGCTCAACGGCTATCCCTTCGGCCTTTTCGGTCCACGCGGCTTCGCCGAGCTCCTCGATACATGGCGCATCCCGGGTGTGCTGCAGCGGATCGCGATCTGTTACCTGGTCGTCTCGCTGCTAGTTCTCTTCTGCAGGGTCCGGATCCTGAAGATCCTGACCGTGGTCTTCCTCGTCGGGTACTGGGCACTCATGACCCTGGTGCCGGTGCCGGGCGTCGGGCAGCCGAACATCGACGAGCCCGGCGGGCATCTGTCGGGATGGATCGATCGCGAGGTTTTCGGCGACCACGTTTGGCGGGTGTCGAGGGTCTACGATCCGGAAGGCCTGCTGAGCACGATACCGGCGGTCGCGACGACTCTCTTCGGGGTCTTCGCAGGGTTGCTGCTGGTGGCGAAAATCGATCCCGTTGAAAAAGTGGCCCGGCTCCTCGTATCGGGTAGCCTGCTGGCCTGCGCCGGCTACGTGTGGAGCTGGGTCTTTCCGATCAACAAGGCGATCTGGACCAGTTCGTACGCGGTGTTCACCGCGGGGTTGGCCTTCAGCTGTCTCGGCCTCTGCCTCTGGTTCTTCGACTTCCATGACCATCCGAAAACTGCCAGGTTCTTCACCGTCTATGGCGTGAATGCGATCGCACTGTTCGTTGGCAGCGGGGTGCTCGCCCGAACACTGGCCTACGTCCGGCTTGGCGATGTGTCGCTGAAGGAGCAGATTTACAGCAATTTCTTTGCCTCGTGGTTGCCGCCTTACGAGGCGTCGCTGGCCTACGCCGTGACCTGGATTGCCGGCTGGTTCCTGGTACTCTCCTGGATGTATCGCCGGAAGATCTTCATCAAGGTGTGA